AAATAAATCAAAATCAAAAcgaaaataaataaataaactaTACGTCGTTGTAGAGATATTACGTGTTGATTGCCAGGGACAGCGTTCATTTTGCCTATACCTGGGTCCGCCCACGTAACTTTTGAGGATTAGGCTCGGTGGCCGAGGTGGTAACCATCAACGAGAATGAAGTCACATACGAGAATGACCTCAGCGCAGCATATGTTACACGCTTTTCATTCTAGACTTCTAACATTGTATGACGCATAGACGGGGATCATGATCATGTGGTCAGTTTGCAAGCAGCCCATAGGCTCGAGCTTATTTGTTATGCGAGCCATCACGGACAAGCATAGAGTGAATGACCCCATACATATGATTCAGGAATTGTCTCCGGACACATTCTCTATCTGGATTACAGCCGGTTATGGGGAGGAATATCGTTTCTTGGCCACAGGTCTAAAAGGAAATCCGGACCGGGTGAACGagacgcatatagccactGGTCCATTTTAATATATAAATAGACAAGCCAAAAGCTCCTTGTGTGCGCAAGTGAGATGTCCGCCCAGTGGCCATGGGATACACCAACTTGAAAGATCGAAACGCCAAGTGTAACGCGGTCATCGGGTAAAGTAAAGCCTGGCGGCATGTCCCCCAAGCCCGAACGCGGTTTTCGTTTGTTTCGACTGGGGCCCGCTTGTGCTCCGGCAACCTTACCAACACGCCATCCAAGTTGGTCGTCTCGGCCCCCCGATTCCGCAGCACCAAAAAAAATCACAAAAAAAACCGACGTTTATTGACGCGTATTCGAGTGGGATACCGTTTCCCGGACAGACTCGGTCCCCCCAACAACCAGAAAGCAGAAAGCTGGCATTGCCTCCCTCTGTCCCCTAAACAACAATAGTACGGTAACTCGTCACGGACGAATTACAAAGAAAATACCGCTTTTACGCCTTTATTCCGAGACAACGAGGTCTCCTGCAGGCAGCGCGCACGCAGCCCTTGTCAATATGCACTGACTTGCCCAAACACGCGACTAAGGGTTGGTCCTTGGTGGCAATACGCCTTGGCAGTGTTGGATCGACAAGCCGCAAAGGGCTATACGGTTCCTATTCGGGCCGACTCGGCTCTGCTTCTGGCTCTGCTTGGTTTCGGTTCGGCCTACGTATGCGTGCCATCATTCGACACGCGGTCGATTGGTTGCGTGTGTGTACATGTGCGGGGGGAGAGCAAGGCGTGTGTGGATTGTTTTGGGTTTTCAGACGCGTGTGTATGCGGGTACCCTAAAATATCGTTCGGGTGTCGTGTGCGTCAAAATGGGGGCTCCAGTGGAGTGTAGAAGGTACCAAGGTGTTCGTGTGGAGAGGTATAAGAGGAGCCCAAGCGTGAGGCCCGTTGGCGTTTGGCTAGCTAAAACGGCGCGCACAATGGGAGCAAGCTTCTTGGATTTGAAGATCGAGCAAATGATGTCTGTTAATGCGTCAAATTAGACACCTTAGGGTTGGATCTAATCCTATTGGttagaaaaaaaaaagtagtGACGCGCTCGGTTCTTCTACTTCCCAGTAAACTTGTAGCTAAAGTGGGCTCGGTGGGCGCTTTCGGGGGTGATAGGCCTTTGGTTGAGCGGGTGCGGCCGCAGTGGCGCGGAGTTACTGGTTTCTCGGTAAAAGCAAGTACGCATACCGTCGGCCGTTGAGTTCTTATCTAAAGACCGAAAACTCGGGTGCGGCGAGAGCTGTCGGAAACTCGGTGTTATCACCAAGACATTACAAAAGTACAGAGGAAATGCTTCGTCCAAGGAGAACTCCGTAGCATGGGCGATCAAGCAGATTGAACTGTATTGATCTGAGATCAGCAGCTTAAGATCTGGGGTGGTGTTAGAGACAGAAGGCCTGACGTTGAGGGTAAGCCTGCAGCTAGAGGCAGTTTGGATACAGAAGTTTTGGTTGGGGAAGGATAGATGAATAGGGGGAAAGTGAGAACAAGGTGACTGAACATCAGGGATGAGCCGCCCGAGATCTAATATAGAATTGTCAGGCTTCGCCAACCGTGACCGTTCAGGTGGTGCCCAAGATCCAGGCCAAGTTCTACAGAATCAACCAAGTGCAATAGATGAACTTAGAGCTTGCTGCCCTGGCCGAGGACATTGCGATTGACAAGGTACCGAATGTCATATACGATGCACGTTGCGATTACACGTAAAAAGGCGCAGAAGTATCAGATGAGGATGCAGTGTATACGCGGCTAGGACAAACAAAGTAGGAGACTCAGGAACTGTGATCTACGTGCTCAAGAAAATATAGCCATTTGCTTGCATTCACGTGACACCGGATCCGTGTGGCTCAGCCCAGCTAGCCACGCGCTTAGTGATGAAAGCATTCATTTTAGCCCGATATATTACTAGTAAGATCCATAGGATTATTCTAACCGAAAGGAAGGTACCATTCCTTTGCGGCTTTGACATTCAGTCCAAACTAAATTTAGAAGTTATGAGCACCTTTCTCGTGTTAGTGGCAAGACTTAGTGACATCGAGCGCTTGTTTGTGCCATTACTGGCGCCAAGGATACTGTTGATTCATGAATAGCATAACGCATAGAAGGTATGACGACAGCGATGGCGCATAGTAATAACACATTTTGGGGTTTATATCAAAAAATGAGAAAGAAAAGCCCTAGAACTAGAGGCCGGGTTAGCTGTGTAGAATGTGAGTAATATGAATGGCACACGACATACCCTGAGAGGAGTGAAGAACCAGCGGTTCTTTCCAGTCTCATAACGCTCCTCGAACATCTTCTTGATGTTCTTCTTTGCGTCCTCGCGTTGGCTCGGCTCCTTGAAGGTCTCAGCCTGAACGGTGCCCTTCAAGTTCTCGAGTTCGACAGCATATCGGGTGGGGAACAGATGGGTGTAGTTCACAGACTACAGCAATGCTCATACGTGAGGAGTAGCAAACATGAGTTAATAGAATAAATGCGTACCTTGATGAAAGGCTTGATCTTTTTCCTctttgccaaggtctttgcACCCATGCGCTTGGTGACCTTGCGCGGGTACCTCTCAATACCAGCTACGATAGCATGGGGGTAGCGGCGCTCCTTGGTTCCATCATCCAATTGCTTGATCACCACAACCTTCTTTCCTGCGTGCCTGCCCTGGAGCACAATGGCGACCTAAAATAATCCAAATATTTCATTACTCTGCTAGTCAAGCCAGCACTCAACGTAGTTCACACCTTTCCTGGCTTGTAGACTTCATGAAAGTGTCAACAGTGTATCAACAATTTATTTCAGACGCTACTTACTCTTGACCATTTTGTCGTTTCTTGATGTGTCGAGAGCTTCGGATGCAATTCCGGAAGGTAACCGGAGATTCAGGTGGCTCCATGAGACTGTGCAGCACCAAGCAAGCTTCACGTGGTATGCTGACCGAGACCCAGCACAGCCACCAATTTGACTCTGAGCCACGGCCATGGCGTTCTTGTTTGCCCAACCTGTGGATATCGACATCAAGCTCGAGAACGAAGAAGCGAGGAAATTGGTAGATACAAAGATAGACAAGGAAAGGACCCAATCATGTCCAGTATACTATGACGGAGAGTCGGTTGTTGGTCAGGTAAGTCGTTGAGCTCTACAGTCAGTTGTCCTGTCACTCATTTGGTTCACTGCAGGTAACGGTGAGAGTCCGAGATGGGCGTAAACTTGTGCACGATGGGATAAAGGTGGAATTTGTTGGCTGCATTGGTGCGTGTCAGTTAGTTTGCGGCATTTTGTTAATTGACGGGTGGTATTTTCTCAGAGCTGTTCTATGACCGTGGAAATCATCACGAATTCCTGTCGCTGTCTCAGGAACTTGCTGCTCCGGGAGAAATGCGACAAGCACAAACCTTTGACTTTAGTTTCAAGAATGTCGAAAAGCAGTATGAAAGTTACCAGGGCATCAACGTAAAGCTGCGGTACGTTATCTCTCATGGGGATGCACAGTGATCTCAATCGAGCCCAGATATTTCGTGCGGGTCACGTTGTCGCGCCGAATGGCAGATGTCACCAAGGAGCGCGATGTTTGGGTCCATTCGTACCGAATGCCTCCCGACAGCAATAATTCAATCAAGATGGAAGTCGGTATCGAAGATTGTTTACATATTGAGTTTGAATACAACAAATCCAAGTGCGTTTTTTGGCATCTCGAGAGCTCTACGTGTATCTAACCTTGGTTCAGGTACCATCTCAAGGATGTAATTGTTGGCAAGATCTACTTCCTACTAGTTCGGATCAAAATCAAACATATGGAACTCTCGATCATCCGCCGAGAAACTACTGGTGCTGCGCCTAATCAATACAACGAGAGTGAGACCATCACGAAATTCGAGATTATGGATGGTGCGCCAGTCCGGGGTAAGTTTATTCAATTACTCCCGCCAGCATCACCGTAATTAACATGATCCCGTGAAGGTGAAACTATCCCAATACGGCTGTTCCTGGGCGGATTTGAGCTTACTCCTACTTTCCGCGACGTGAACAAGAAATTCAGCACACGGTACTATCTCAATTTGGTGCTTATTGATGAAGAAAATAGGCGTTACTTCAAACAGCAAGTAAGTTTACAAATATGCAGTAGCTATGAAATTAGGAAATCTGACTTGTGGGCCGTAAGGAAATCACTGTATTTAGGATACCCGAAGTAAGTATGGTACTAATACCCAAGTCGCGTCCTGCGCTCATACCAAGTATCAATCTAGAATTGACCCACGGACTTGTAACTATATTGCCTAATAAATTCCGTTTTGCTAATCCAACAACTACGCTTCTAAGAGGTATTGGTTTGACGATCGCGTTATATCTCGGCCGACTGCACAACAATGTGAGTCCACGGCAGGACAATACGCGTACTTGCCGCTTTAAAAGGATATACCAGCACCGAAGTTCTCGGAAGTTGACTGAAGCGTCATGACGTTGGAGGTCGATCAGCCAATAAAAATTGATCGGTTAATTTGAAAGAATTTATCTCCACTGATAAACTGTTAAACTTACCTCCcgcacctccacctcccgcGGTGAATGCTGAGTCAAACTTTCAAGACTACTAATCTTCCCAATGTCAGACCGCAGCTGGGACAAATATACATCGCGAGCGGATTTCGGAATCCGCCCGCTATAAAACCCAGGATTCGGTTGGAGCAGACTCCGCAACCGTCCCATTTCTTCTCCTCTGCTCGATCGACCCGCATACAATCTCAAGCTCACTATAGAACGCTGACCACAATGTCGACTATCCCAGGTGATAACTCAGGTGTGTTGACTTCTGCGCAAGTTGTTTAAACACTAATGGGTTCGTGTTAGCCTGCTGCACTATTCCTCCCGTTGCATGCAAGTAAATTTATCAATGCATCCATATGTCGACTAACGCTATTGTAGCTGACTATAAGCCCAAGGGGACATTTGAGACTATCAACGGTATTTCGACGTATGTGATTGGCGATAAATCGTCCAAAAAGGCCATTGTGGTTGTAATGGATGTCTTTGGTATGGTCCCCTTGACCCAACAGGTGACTTTAGTAAAATACGTTCACGATATCAACAAGATTAACATTTATCTAGGGGTGTGACATACTTGCTAGCCAAGGATTCTACGTACTTATGCCGGATTATTTGGGGTAAGTAAAACTAAAGAAAGTACATCAGCCAGTGTATGAATACCCTTTCCCATGGCCAGTGATCAAGCCCTTGGGGATGGGGACATCCCATTCAACACCCCGGAGAAGATCGAGAAGCGTAACAAATTATTCTCTGGAGTGGGGAATCCCCAAACGCGGGCCGTTGACCTTGTGAAGCTCGGAGAAAAGCTCAAATCCGAAGGATTTACGGTAAGCGCGGTGTAATTTTACTCAATCATATATTCATGTTTTGTCAGGTTGGGAGCATAGGCTACTGCTGGGGAGGCAAGCTCATTATGATCGCTGGTGCAAGTGATGCATTTGCAGCGGTTGCCGGTGTTCATCCTTCGCAAGTAACTTTTATTGTAATTCTATCAGTGGAATTAACAGTTCGTGCGATTTAGGCTTCTAGCGCCTGAGGATGCAGCGAATTGTAAGGCTGCAATTGGCCTTTACCCAACTAAGGATGAGGACCCCACTGCCGTGAGTGGATCCACGTTTTTGACTAGCTACAAAAATCAAGCTTGATGGACTTCACTGCAGATGGAACCGTTCGTCAAGATCGCGAAAGACTACAAGTTGTATTCTAGCGTTCACCATGGTTAGTCTTATCACTCATGCCATCTCATTCCTCTTATTAATTTTGCTTTTGTAGGATTCGCGGCAGCTCGCGCCCGACTAGATGATCCCCATCACAAAGCAGAGGTCGGTCAATTATTACCCAGAAAGACACTGATTCTGACGATTTGTTTCACTAGTATGAAGATGTCTTCAGGAGATTGTCGGCTTTCTTCAAGAAACATCTTGCGTCAGCCAAACTTTGATCGTCGTATCAACCTGATTGATGACTGCCATATATAGCTGAAGAATGATGCTAGACATtcaatatatgtatatattagAATTTAATAACGATGAGAAAGTATTGATATGATCATGGTGGCCATTGTAGAGTCAGTTGCATTAAGGGGTATTGCATTCACCTAGACAAGAGGGGagattgaaccagcttgaagAGCTCTTTTCCGAGTTTCCACTGTTACGGAAGGTACGTACGACCGCAATGATCAAGAGCTCATTTCCTTGCGCGTGTACTTGAGAACCAGCTCTGAGGTACTTTGTGATGTCTTGAAGTGGCTTCTATAGTTCTACGTCGTCTCTTAAGCTTGAATGTGGCCGAAGTTTTCAACATACTTGCATATGGTATTTGGCTCTATATTGAGACACTCTTATCTGGGAGCAGAGGTTTAGGCCAGCGTGTTTATTGGATCCAGAACCAGGCAGGATATATGGCCGTTCAATTGGGGTTTTTAACCAGAAGGAATACGCTGCATGAACACATATATGAGATAGTTTAGGTAGGGGTGACGTCATATGACACTCTAGATCTACTTATCCCTCTTGAGTTCCAGAAATTCTCAATTATCCGTGTCTAGATCTAGACCAGCAAGTAACAGATTCGGTTGATCACACAAGGGTGTGGATTAAGCTTGAGATACGTATTTTTTATACTCAAAATATTTGTTGGGCTTGATTTAGCGACGTTCTCGTGTTTATTTTGAGCGTGGAATCTCGGGAGAGGTTGCGTACCTAGTAACTCAAAGAGCGGTAGGATATGTCCATATCGGTAGCTAAGAGTTTGTATGTTCGGTGTATTTTATCTTATCTTTTTTAAGCACTGAGCATATCACCATGGAGCATCGTGCTGCAAACAGAGAATTGACGGACCCGAACATGAATAATTTAGGGAAACTCATTTGTACAGATAAGGACGGCTTATGTGAGGCTGGTGGCAGTCACGGGATAGGATGATTGGACCCTGTGTTGGACGCGTCTTAGCGTGTTCCTCCACACTACGATCGACCATGCCTCCATCGGTCCCGGACAAGATTCCAGTGCGTCGCGTCCTTTTAATATAGAACACAATGCTGACAGGGAAATAGTGCCACTCTGCGAAAGACTTGCGTTATGCTCTTGACCCACTTCGTCCGTTGCAAGAGCAACTCGAAACTGAAGAAAATTGGGACAAAATATCTCGTGCAATCCAAACCATAGCCGCCTTGACACGGGGTGGTGCGGCTGAGCTAGATGCTGAATACATAAAGGAGATTCGCGGGTTCTCAACATTGATACTAAATAGTGTAAGCAGATTCATAATGTCGTGTCTCAGACTGTTGACCATACGTTTATTTAGATGAACTCTGAACGTACCCGGCTTGCTAACATCGCTGTCGATCTATTTACGTCATCTTACCCCCACTCGGCAGCAAATTCGAGCCATTTATCGGTGTTTTTGTCCCTCCATTGATTAAACTCCTTGGACGTACCAATAAAGTCTTCGTCTCTCGCGCAACGACCGGTTTACACGCAATCATTTCGCATTGCCCTCATCCCAGAATACTCGTGGAGCTACGAGTTATGGTCAACGACAAAAGCGCACCTTTGCGTGTCCTTGTCGCCGGTGCGGTACTACTATGCCTGACCAGCTGGGATTGGTCGATACCTACGTTTGCCGCAAAAGCTGGGGACGTAGAAATTGTAATACGTACCTTTGGAACTGATTCCAATGTGGACGTACGAAAAATCACCAGGCAAATATTTGATCAATACAGGCAGGAATTCCCCGATCGTGTGGACAGGTAAGTATCGCCCTTCATCTTATACCCGCTGCTTCTAATATGTTGCGAGCAGCTTCCTTGAACCTCTTACTCCTGTCATCAAACGATATTTAGATATCAAGGCCAAGTCCTCACAAGACAAGGCTGGACCAGCTCCCAGAAAGCAGGCTCCGGTTCCTGCTCCCCAATTTAAGGCTGTTGTATCTGCACCTGCGCCTGTGCCTGCGCCCGTCCCATCTGCTCAAGAAGTTCCTGTTCAAATTGTCGAGGAACAACCTCGACCGAAGATGACCCGCGTCGGAGTGGGAAGACCAGGACCATCGCGGGCTCCAGTTGTTGATTCTCACACACAGGCACCATCCGCTCCTACACACTCTCGCATCGTCTCTGGGCCTGAACGTATCATGACACAAGTAACTCGAGATCACACACAAGATGTACATGCCACTGCTGGCCCTATGCGTACTACTGTTGCCCAAAGTTCATCTTCTGCGCCAGTTGTGAGGTCTGTGAGCTCCAGCGGGCCTTCTCGGATGCGTGTGGAGCAGCCTGTTGCAGCTTATCCATCTAGTGCTTTTGACATCCAACCCTCGAGCTCTGCTCAGCCCCCTGCTGAATCGGGGCGCCGTTTCCGTCCTGTGCGTGCGCCAATGGATCCATCGCAAATGCCTCAACGTGTGGCAGTTCCGCCGCCCGTTCCGAAGCCAACAGTAGAATCCAAGAAGCCGAGCGGTCCAACCCGTGTCAACCTCGGAGCAGGCGTACGAAATGTTAGCGGTCCTACGGTAGCACCCCCTGCTCGAGTTGCGAGTGTGACCGTTAAGACGGATCATCCACTAGGAACTAACCTCACGGCACCCAGCCTGTCTCCTAACACTGATGAACCCCAAACAAAGGCATCCTCTTCTGCACCTGCGCCCACGAGTAGCTCTATTCAAGTATCGATACCAGGAGAGCCAAACCCGTCTCTCCCCTCACCAGCGTCCGCTCCTGTTCCTTCCTCTGCTCCTGCTTCTCGGCCCGCGTCTACGATACCCGCCGACTCTCGTCCACCTTCCGTAGCTTCTAATAGATCCAAGGCACCGACTACTACGTCGACATCTACCGAAAGTCACCTAAGCTCTGTCAAGAATGCTACTACTGCCACGGCTCCGGCTAAGCCCACTCTGACTACATCCAAATCCGCCCCTATTACCACCAAAGTTTCTGCGCTCATTAAACGTGGAAATCCTTACGCTCCCCCACCATTCGTCCCCAAAAGAGCGCCCGCTTCCGGCGGTGTAGGCGCTGGTACCGCCAGTCAGATG
The window above is part of the Rhizoctonia solani chromosome 7, complete sequence genome. Proteins encoded here:
- a CDS encoding vacuolar protein sorting-associated protein 26 produces the protein MAFLFAQPVDIDIKLENEEARKLVDTKIDKERTQSCPVYYDGESVVGQVTVRVRDGRKLVHDGIKVEFVGCIELFYDRGNHHEFLSLSQELAAPGEMRQAQTFDFSFKNVEKQYESYQGINVKLRYFVRVTLSRRMADVTKERDVWVHSYRMPPDSNNSIKMEVGIEDCLHIEFEYNKSKYHLKDVIVGKIYFLLVRIKIKHMELSIIRRETTGAAPNQYNESETITKFEIMDGAPVRGETIPIRLFLGGFELTPTFRDVNKKFSTRYYLNLVLIDEENRRYFKQQVITQPAALFLPLHATDYKPKGTFETINGISTYVIGDKSSKKAIVVVMDVFGMVPLTQQGCDILASQGFYVLMPDYLGDQALGDGDIPFNTPEKIEKRNKLFSGVGNPQTRAVDLVKLGEKLKSEGFTVGSIGYCWGGKLIMIAGASDAFAAVAGFVRFRLLAPEDAANCKAAIGLYPTKDEDPTAMEPFVKIAKDYKLYSSVHHGFAAARARLDDPHHKAEYEDVFRRLSAFFKKHLASAKL
- a CDS encoding CLASP amino-terminal protein, whose protein sequence is MPPSVPDKIPCHSAKDLRYALDPLRPLQEQLETEENWDKISRAIQTIAALTRGGAAELDAEYIKEIRGFSTLILNSMNSERTRLANIAVDLFTSSYPHSAANSSHLSSSSLAQRPVYTQSFRIALIPEYSWSYDWDWSIPTFAAKAGDVEIVIRTFGTDSNVDVRKITRQIFDQYRQEFPDRVDSFLEPLTPVIKRYLDIKAKSSQDKAGPAPRKQAPVPAPQFKAVVSAPAPVPAPVPSAQEVPVQIVEEQPRPKMTRVGVGRPGPSRAPVVDSHTQAPSAPTHSRIVSGPERIMTQVTRDHTQDVHATAGPMRTTVAQSSSSAPVVRSVSSSGPSRMRVEQPVAAYPSSAFDIQPSSSAQPPAESGRRFRPVRAPMDPSQMPQRVAVPPPVPKPTVESKKPSGPTRVNLGAGVRNVSGPTVAPPARVASVTVKTDHPLGTNLTAPSLSPNTDEPQTKASSSAPAPTSSSIQVSIPGEPNPSLPSPASAPVPSSAPASRPASTIPADSRPPSVASNRSKAPTTTSTSTESHLSSVKNATTATAPAKPTLTTSKSAPITTKVSALIKRGNPYAPPPFVPKRAPASGGVGAGTASQMARQREAIAAREKREAEEATKKSKKEAREGKKPASTDGATSTRSRPASSQAGTSRNPPAAPRKRTVSTRAKPPGGPPKVDLKTIEPEMIAAVCAPLPGSPTPLAIRETPLPPSPVENAHSPNHVDAEVMVLDDGVEGDVEMQQVDQEPSNEEPNSIETEGTTSTKQEIVVPAPEPEPERVVIEISDDSSEVDMDEPHHEDELAAHTGAEATEQAVQTPPSRTTPISIIDQTPVPAGTTPPMPPTGFAFHPQLAQLMALPPRPVQEEDDFLVDLSSPPPKERPSEKEGSNRMVLTDRGNTHTYLSQFTQDLMSLSGL
- a CDS encoding ribosomal L27e protein family; protein product: MVKIYKPGKVAIVLQGRHAGKKVVVIKQLDDGTKERRYPHAIVAGIERYPRKVTKRMGAKTLAKRKKIKPFIKSVNYTHLFPTRYAVELENLKGTVQAETFKEPSQREDAKKNIKKMFEERYETGKNRWFFTPLRF